A DNA window from Mycobacterium sp. IDR2000157661 contains the following coding sequences:
- a CDS encoding CaiB/BaiF CoA transferase family protein, translating to MEGVRVLEVAQFTFVPAAGAILADWGADVIKVEHPVRGDTQRGFINMGGFQLDPDRHPLIEHPNRGKRSVGIDVSTPEGQEVLYEIAGTADVFLTNYMPAQRQKNRFDIEHIRAVNPNIIYARGSAYGDKGPERDVGGFDGTAFWTRSGVGHSLTPEGIGGALSQGIPAFGDSIGGMNIAGGISAALFHRERTGEAVELDVSLLSTAWWAAGASVTQGMETGETMRSLMPGSAGPTVNPFLGNYLTSDGGTINLCIVSPTGYIRDAFEHLGLPELADDSRFCDVMPLIENAAAAVELIAESIRSKPFDYWRQHLKTMKGQWAPFQSLVDLGSDEQAIANDMIVEVEAATGDQPFKVVRGPVQFNHEPLETTRAPQASEHTELVLMDIGMDWDRIETLKEKGAIA from the coding sequence ATGGAGGGCGTCCGCGTCCTCGAGGTCGCCCAGTTCACCTTCGTGCCTGCGGCAGGCGCCATCCTCGCCGACTGGGGCGCTGACGTCATCAAGGTCGAGCACCCGGTACGGGGGGACACCCAGCGTGGCTTCATCAACATGGGCGGCTTCCAACTCGACCCCGACCGCCATCCGCTGATCGAGCACCCCAACCGCGGGAAGCGCAGCGTCGGCATCGACGTGTCCACACCCGAAGGGCAGGAAGTCCTCTACGAGATCGCCGGCACCGCCGATGTGTTCTTGACCAATTACATGCCGGCGCAACGGCAGAAGAACAGATTCGATATCGAACACATCCGCGCCGTCAACCCGAACATAATCTATGCACGCGGCAGCGCGTACGGCGACAAGGGACCGGAACGCGATGTGGGCGGCTTCGACGGCACCGCCTTCTGGACCCGCAGCGGGGTCGGCCACTCCCTGACACCGGAGGGGATCGGCGGCGCGTTGTCGCAGGGCATTCCGGCGTTCGGCGACTCGATCGGCGGAATGAACATCGCGGGCGGCATCTCGGCGGCGCTGTTCCACCGCGAGCGCACCGGCGAGGCCGTCGAACTCGACGTGTCGCTGCTGAGCACCGCGTGGTGGGCGGCGGGCGCCAGCGTCACGCAGGGCATGGAGACCGGCGAGACCATGCGTTCGCTGATGCCCGGCTCGGCGGGACCCACCGTCAACCCGTTCCTCGGTAACTACCTGACGTCCGACGGCGGCACCATCAACCTCTGCATCGTGAGCCCGACGGGCTACATCCGTGATGCGTTCGAGCATCTGGGCCTGCCCGAGCTCGCCGACGACTCGCGGTTCTGCGACGTGATGCCCTTGATCGAGAACGCCGCCGCGGCAGTAGAACTGATCGCCGAGTCGATCCGCAGCAAGCCGTTCGACTACTGGCGACAGCACCTCAAGACGATGAAGGGTCAGTGGGCGCCGTTTCAGAGCCTGGTCGACCTGGGCTCCGACGAACAGGCGATCGCCAACGACATGATCGTCGAGGTCGAGGCGGCCACCGGTGACCAACCGTTCAAGGTCGTGCGCGGACCCGTGCAGTTCAACCACGAGCCGCTGGAGACGACGCGCGCGCCGCAGGCGTCGGAGCACACGGAGTTGGTGCTGATGGACATCGGCATGGACTGGGACCGCATCGAGACACTCAAGGAGAAGGGCGCCATCGCCTGA
- a CDS encoding thiolase family protein, translating into MNDVAIIGVGLHPFGRFEGKSAMEMGVDAIFAAVADAGVEWRDIQFATGGSWTVANPDAIVGMVGLSGIPFTNVFNACATAASATKACADGIRLGDYDIGIAIGLDKHPRGAFTEDPALVGMPRWYAENGQYLTTQFFGMKANRYLHDHDISQQTLAKVAAKNFRNGALNPNAFRRKPIPEDQILNSAMLNYPLTQYMFCAPDEGAAAVVMCRADIAERYTSTPVYLNAVEVRTRTYGAYEVNTTFAPVDEDVAPTVYAAKAAFEKAGVAPEDVDVVQLQDTDAGAEIIHMAECGFCADGEQEKLLADGATEITGALPVNTDGGLIANGEPIGASGLRQLHELVCQLRGDAGDRQVPGEPKVGFAQLYGAPGTAAATILTR; encoded by the coding sequence ATGAATGACGTCGCGATCATCGGTGTCGGCCTGCACCCGTTCGGCCGCTTCGAGGGCAAGTCCGCCATGGAGATGGGTGTCGACGCGATCTTCGCCGCGGTCGCCGACGCGGGTGTCGAGTGGCGCGACATTCAGTTCGCCACCGGCGGAAGCTGGACCGTCGCCAACCCCGATGCGATCGTCGGCATGGTCGGGCTGTCCGGCATCCCGTTCACCAACGTCTTCAACGCCTGCGCGACGGCAGCCAGTGCCACCAAGGCCTGCGCCGACGGTATCCGCTTGGGCGACTACGACATCGGAATCGCGATCGGCCTCGACAAGCATCCGCGCGGAGCGTTCACCGAGGACCCCGCACTGGTCGGGATGCCACGGTGGTACGCCGAGAACGGACAGTACCTCACCACACAGTTCTTCGGCATGAAGGCCAACCGCTACCTGCACGATCACGACATCTCGCAGCAGACGCTGGCCAAGGTCGCGGCCAAGAACTTCCGTAACGGCGCGCTGAACCCCAACGCGTTCCGTCGCAAGCCGATTCCCGAGGATCAGATCCTCAACTCCGCCATGCTGAACTATCCGCTCACGCAGTACATGTTCTGCGCTCCCGACGAGGGGGCGGCCGCCGTCGTAATGTGCCGCGCCGACATCGCCGAGCGGTACACATCCACACCCGTGTACCTGAACGCGGTGGAGGTCCGCACCCGCACGTACGGCGCCTACGAGGTCAATACGACCTTCGCGCCGGTCGACGAGGACGTCGCACCCACCGTCTACGCCGCCAAGGCCGCGTTCGAAAAGGCAGGCGTCGCACCCGAAGACGTCGATGTCGTCCAGCTGCAGGACACCGACGCCGGCGCGGAGATCATTCACATGGCCGAGTGCGGCTTCTGCGCCGACGGCGAGCAGGAGAAGCTGCTTGCCGACGGCGCCACCGAGATCACCGGTGCACTGCCGGTGAACACCGACGGCGGGCTTATCGCAAACGGCGAGCCGATCGGCGCATCCGGCCTGCGGCAGCTACACGAGCTGGTCTGCCAGTTGCGCGGTGACGCCGGTGACCGGCAGGTGCCCGGCGAGCCCAAAGTCGGCTTCGCGCAGCTGTACGGCGCCCCAGGCACCGCCGCCGCCACGATCCTGACGAGATGA
- a CDS encoding nuclear transport factor 2 family protein — protein MTESDLVEIESIKQLKARYCRLLDTKDWTAWRDIFTDDFHSDTSESGGKVIDGADEFVAFTRKSLRNQATVHQVHAPEIEVTSASTACGVWALEDVVRFGPGVNLRGYGHYTETYEKTDGQWRIKSSKLTRLREDVGNGVVAVYISDPMRRAIRRLARRVMT, from the coding sequence GTGACCGAATCCGATCTCGTCGAGATCGAGTCGATCAAGCAGCTCAAGGCACGCTACTGCCGGCTTCTGGACACCAAGGACTGGACAGCGTGGCGCGACATCTTCACCGACGACTTCCACAGCGACACCTCCGAGTCGGGCGGCAAAGTCATCGACGGCGCCGACGAGTTCGTTGCGTTCACCCGAAAGAGCCTGCGCAACCAGGCCACCGTGCACCAGGTGCACGCACCCGAGATCGAGGTCACCTCGGCGAGTACCGCATGCGGGGTGTGGGCGCTGGAGGACGTCGTGCGATTCGGGCCGGGGGTGAACCTGCGCGGTTACGGGCACTACACCGAGACCTACGAGAAGACCGACGGCCAGTGGCGGATCAAGAGCTCGAAGCTGACGCGGCTGCGCGAAGACGTCGGCAACGGCGTTGTGGCCGTGTACATCTCCGACCCGATGCGGCGAGCGATCCGGCGACTCGCGCGGCGGGTGATGACGTAG
- a CDS encoding NAD-dependent epimerase/dehydratase family protein, which yields MNDTPPNGRRKALVMGPSGFVGSHVTRKLVERGHDVRVYLRKTSSTVAIDDLDVEQCHGDLYDEDALRAAMADRDVVHYCIVDTRFHLRDPAPLFETNVNCLQRVLDIAADADLHRFVFCSTIGTIALGDGRTRVTEDMPFDWGDKGGAYIESRRQAEELVLRYTRERGLPAVVMCVSNPYGPGDWQPHQGLMLQYAAFGKVPAYINGVDTEVVGIEDVAEAFLLAGDHGRIGERYIISETYMSMREMLQTAANAVGAKPPRFGVPLALVYASVGVANAVGRLTGRDIPITTTGVRLLHIMAPADHSKATNELGWRPRPTAEAIKRAAQFYVEHAEEMAL from the coding sequence ATGAACGACACACCTCCCAACGGCCGCCGCAAAGCCCTGGTGATGGGTCCGAGCGGTTTCGTGGGGTCACATGTGACGCGCAAGCTCGTCGAGCGTGGCCACGACGTGCGCGTGTACCTGCGCAAGACCAGTTCGACCGTGGCCATCGACGACCTCGACGTCGAGCAGTGCCACGGCGACCTGTACGACGAGGACGCGCTGCGCGCCGCGATGGCCGATCGCGACGTCGTCCACTACTGCATCGTCGACACCCGGTTCCACCTGCGCGATCCGGCGCCGCTGTTCGAGACGAACGTCAACTGTCTGCAGCGGGTGCTCGACATCGCAGCCGACGCCGACCTGCACCGGTTCGTGTTCTGCAGCACGATCGGCACGATCGCGCTCGGCGACGGGCGGACCCGGGTCACCGAGGACATGCCGTTCGATTGGGGCGACAAGGGTGGCGCGTACATCGAGTCACGCCGCCAAGCCGAGGAACTGGTGCTGCGCTACACCCGCGAGCGCGGCCTGCCCGCGGTGGTGATGTGCGTATCAAATCCCTACGGGCCGGGCGACTGGCAGCCGCACCAGGGGCTGATGTTGCAATACGCCGCGTTCGGCAAGGTACCGGCGTACATCAACGGCGTGGACACCGAGGTCGTCGGCATCGAGGATGTCGCCGAGGCGTTCCTGCTGGCCGGTGACCACGGCCGCATCGGCGAGCGCTACATCATCTCCGAGACCTACATGTCGATGCGGGAGATGTTGCAGACGGCTGCGAACGCGGTCGGGGCGAAGCCGCCGCGCTTCGGCGTGCCCCTGGCACTGGTGTATGCGTCGGTGGGGGTCGCCAATGCGGTGGGACGGCTCACCGGCCGCGACATTCCGATCACCACGACCGGCGTGCGCCTGCTCCACATCATGGCGCCGGCCGACCACAGCAAGGCGACCAACGAACTGGGCTGGCGGCCCCGGCCGACCGCCGAGGCGATCAAGCGGGCCGCGCAGTTCTATGTCGAGCACGCCGAAGAGATGGCGCTGTGA
- a CDS encoding acyl-CoA dehydrogenase family protein: MDFSRVELSADDQAFLEDSRAFLRSIVTEDVLRRDRETGDNFDEGVHLALGAAGYLAREWRPESEGGFNRVRRRIWELEKRRAHVPWVTFGTTAMIARSVQKFGSEELRAEVMPGVYSGHVRMCLGYTEPEGGSDVATCKTRAVREADGSSWIINGSKMFTTGAHNCQYVFLITNTDPSAPKHKSLTMFLVPLDSPGIEIQGIRTVDGDRTNIVYYTDVRVDDKYRLGEVNDGWTVVREPLNAEHGAVEAADDGLADVAIMMHQANFMATAADKAAAKVTEADPNGRRLIEDGSVAYRLGRSVARMEASFSTPNIFGRVALAQTMRDISPDLMDILGTAASLPFGTDGAADDGAAEYVFRFAPLVGIYGGTLEVFRNMIAQYVLGLGKPAYAAKA, from the coding sequence GTGGACTTCTCCAGAGTCGAACTGTCGGCCGACGATCAGGCGTTCCTCGAAGATTCCCGCGCCTTCCTGCGGTCGATCGTCACCGAGGATGTGCTGCGCCGCGACCGCGAGACCGGCGACAACTTCGACGAGGGCGTGCATCTGGCGCTCGGCGCGGCCGGCTACCTGGCCCGCGAGTGGAGACCCGAATCCGAGGGTGGATTCAACCGCGTCAGGCGCCGCATCTGGGAACTGGAGAAGCGTCGCGCGCACGTGCCGTGGGTGACGTTCGGCACCACCGCGATGATCGCGCGGTCGGTGCAGAAGTTCGGCTCCGAGGAACTCAGAGCCGAGGTGATGCCGGGCGTCTACAGCGGACATGTGCGAATGTGTCTGGGCTACACCGAGCCCGAGGGCGGTTCCGACGTCGCCACCTGCAAGACCCGCGCCGTCCGGGAGGCGGATGGATCGAGCTGGATCATCAACGGCTCCAAGATGTTCACCACCGGCGCGCACAACTGCCAGTACGTCTTCCTCATCACCAACACCGATCCCTCCGCGCCGAAACACAAGAGCCTGACGATGTTCCTCGTTCCGCTCGACTCGCCGGGCATAGAGATCCAGGGCATCCGCACCGTCGACGGCGACCGCACCAACATCGTCTACTACACCGATGTGCGCGTCGACGACAAGTACCGGCTCGGCGAGGTCAACGACGGCTGGACCGTGGTGCGTGAACCGCTCAACGCCGAGCACGGCGCGGTCGAGGCGGCCGACGACGGGCTGGCCGACGTCGCGATCATGATGCACCAAGCGAACTTCATGGCCACCGCCGCCGACAAGGCCGCCGCGAAGGTGACCGAGGCAGATCCGAACGGGCGACGATTGATCGAGGACGGCTCGGTCGCCTACCGGTTGGGCCGCAGCGTGGCCCGCATGGAGGCGTCGTTCTCCACACCCAACATCTTCGGCCGGGTGGCGCTGGCCCAGACGATGCGCGACATCTCGCCCGACTTGATGGACATCCTCGGCACCGCCGCGTCGCTTCCGTTCGGCACCGACGGCGCGGCCGACGACGGCGCCGCCGAGTACGTGTTCCGGTTCGCGCCACTGGTCGGTATCTACGGCGGCACGCTCGAGGTGTTCCGCAACATGATCGCGCAATATGTGCTCGGCCTCGGCAAGCCCGCCTACGCCGCCAAAGCTTGA
- a CDS encoding acyl-CoA dehydrogenase family protein, with amino-acid sequence MDRYELRRLDYSLSEDHQALQAAYKDFFATLCSIETVRAAEQSGFDKSLWERLCGMGASSMALPEDVGGDGATLVDLTLVAEEIGRSLAPVPWIDHVCAARLLGRLGVSDPDVVSGKQIVGLDPRHGSAPGVRLVPSGSVADHIVVRDGPDLQDIVKLTFATRPARVDNIGRLPMAWIDPTAADGRTVVATGTEALAHYQRALDEWRVLTGAALAGLVEQTMTIAAEFAKTRYTLGVPISTLQAISHPLANIAITVQGGRNLARRAAWFLDNEPDERPELAPSAFVFMAEEAAKAATMAVQIQGGLGVSAEAAASAYLVRARGWALAGGDPAASAKYIAEIVAAREGGGAA; translated from the coding sequence ATGGATCGGTACGAACTGCGCAGGCTGGACTACAGCCTGTCGGAGGACCATCAGGCGCTGCAGGCGGCGTACAAGGACTTCTTCGCCACCCTCTGTTCCATCGAAACCGTCCGCGCCGCAGAGCAGTCCGGGTTCGACAAGAGTTTGTGGGAACGCCTTTGTGGGATGGGCGCATCGTCGATGGCGTTGCCCGAGGACGTCGGCGGTGACGGTGCGACCCTCGTCGACCTGACGCTGGTGGCCGAGGAGATCGGCCGCTCCCTGGCGCCCGTGCCCTGGATCGACCATGTCTGTGCCGCGCGGCTGCTGGGCAGGCTCGGCGTCTCCGATCCCGACGTCGTGAGCGGCAAGCAGATCGTGGGATTGGACCCTCGGCACGGCAGTGCACCAGGCGTTCGGTTGGTGCCGAGCGGCTCGGTGGCCGACCACATCGTCGTGCGCGACGGCCCCGATCTCCAGGACATCGTGAAGCTGACCTTCGCCACCCGGCCTGCCAGGGTCGACAACATCGGCAGGCTGCCGATGGCATGGATCGACCCGACGGCCGCCGACGGCCGGACGGTGGTGGCGACCGGTACGGAGGCGCTGGCGCACTATCAGCGCGCGCTGGACGAATGGCGGGTGTTGACGGGCGCCGCGCTGGCGGGTCTCGTCGAGCAGACCATGACCATCGCCGCCGAGTTCGCCAAGACGCGCTACACGCTCGGCGTGCCGATCTCGACGTTGCAGGCCATCTCGCATCCGTTGGCCAACATCGCGATCACCGTGCAGGGCGGACGGAACCTGGCGCGGCGGGCGGCGTGGTTCCTCGACAACGAACCCGATGAGCGTCCCGAACTGGCGCCGTCGGCGTTCGTGTTCATGGCCGAGGAGGCCGCGAAGGCGGCGACGATGGCGGTGCAGATCCAGGGCGGCCTGGGAGTGTCGGCCGAAGCGGCGGCCAGCGCCTACCTGGTGCGGGCCCGCGGATGGGCGCTGGCCGGTGGCGACCCGGCAGCCAGCGCGAAGTACATCGCCGAGATCGTCGCCGCACGCGAGGGCGGGGGAGCTGCATAG
- a CDS encoding amidohydrolase family protein, translating to MNANRTIDCLVNVHFGETEQQPMWMLKVRDDYFKGPQSMFAPVDLAELLDEMDEQGVAQAILMDNLAKPSTTARKFVEAKPERFALAMGGVNLLRPMPSLAELSAVVADLPVAYAVVGPSFWGDGQYAPSDAVYYPLYTKCAELGLPLCVNTGIPGPPIPGEVQNPIHLDRVCVRFPELKVCMIHGADPWWDVAIRMLIKYQNLRLMTSAWSPKRLPDSLLHYMRTRGKNKVIYASDWPVLTMRRLIPEAKALDLPAEVLDNYLYNNAREFFFEREG from the coding sequence ATGAACGCCAACAGGACCATTGACTGCCTGGTCAACGTCCACTTCGGCGAGACCGAACAGCAGCCCATGTGGATGCTCAAGGTCCGCGACGACTACTTCAAGGGCCCGCAGTCGATGTTCGCCCCCGTCGATCTGGCCGAACTGCTCGACGAGATGGACGAACAGGGTGTCGCACAGGCGATCCTGATGGACAACCTGGCCAAGCCGTCGACCACGGCGCGCAAGTTCGTCGAAGCCAAGCCGGAACGGTTCGCGCTGGCCATGGGCGGGGTCAACCTGCTGCGGCCCATGCCGTCGCTGGCGGAACTGTCCGCGGTCGTCGCTGATCTGCCCGTGGCGTACGCCGTGGTGGGACCGAGCTTCTGGGGCGACGGGCAGTACGCCCCGAGTGACGCCGTCTACTACCCGCTCTACACCAAGTGCGCCGAACTGGGCCTGCCGCTGTGCGTCAACACCGGCATCCCCGGCCCGCCGATCCCCGGTGAGGTGCAGAACCCTATCCACCTCGACCGGGTCTGCGTGCGGTTCCCCGAGCTGAAGGTGTGCATGATCCACGGCGCCGATCCATGGTGGGACGTCGCGATCCGGATGCTGATCAAGTACCAGAACCTGCGGCTGATGACGTCGGCGTGGTCGCCGAAGCGGTTGCCCGACAGCCTGCTGCACTACATGCGTACCCGCGGAAAGAACAAGGTGATCTACGCGTCGGACTGGCCGGTGCTCACCATGCGCCGGCTGATACCCGAGGCCAAGGCCCTTGACCTGCCTGCCGAGGTGCTGGACAACTATCTGTACAACAACGCCCGGGAATTCTTCTTCGAGCGGGAAGGCTGA